Proteins encoded in a region of the Columba livia isolate bColLiv1 breed racing homer unplaced genomic scaffold, bColLiv1.pat.W.v2 Scaffold_156, whole genome shotgun sequence genome:
- the LOC135577876 gene encoding olfactory receptor 14J1-like, whose translation MSNSSSITQFLLLPFTDTRELQLLHFWLFLGIYLAALLGNGLIITTIAWDQHLHTPMYFFLLNLALLDLGSISTTVPKSMANSFWDTRAIPYSGCVAQLFSFSFLIVAEYSMLTVMSYDRYAAICKPLHYGTLLGSRACVHMAAAAWATGFLTALLHTANTFSLPLCKGNALGHFFCEIPQILKLSCSHSYLRELGLLVVSACLVFMCCIFIVVSYVEILRAVLRIPSEQGRHKAFSTCLPHLAVVSLFASTSFFAYLKPPSISSPSLDLLVSVLYSLIPPTLNPLIYSMRNRELKDALRKLMEGCI comes from the coding sequence atgtccaacagcagctccatcacccagttcctcctcctgccgttcacagacacacgggagctgcagctcttgcacttctggctcttcctgggcatctacctggctgccctcctgggcaacggcctcatcatcaccaccatagcctgggaccagcacctccacacccccatgtacttcttcctgctcaacctcgccctcctcgacctgggctccatctccaccactgtccccaaatccatggccaattccttctgggacaccagggccatccCATACTCAGGATGTGTTGCACAGCTCTTTTCGTTTTCCTTCTTGATAGTAGCAGAGTATTCTATGCTCAccgtcatgtcgtacgaccgctacgctgccatctgcaaacccctgcactacgggaccctcctgggcagcagagcttgtgtccacatggcagcagctgcctgggccactgggtttctcactgctctgctgcacacggccaatacattttcactgcccctgtgcaagggcaatgccctgggccacttcttctgtgaaatcccccagatcctcaagctctcctgctcacactcctacctcagggaacttgggcttcttgtggttagtgcctgtttggtttttatgtgctgcattttcatcgtggtgtcctatgtggagatcttgagggccgtgctgaggatcccctctgagcagggacggcacaaagccttttccacctgcctccctcacctggccgtggtctccctgtttgccAGCACCTCCttttttgcctacctgaagcccccctccatctcttccccatccttgGACCTGCTGGTGTCTGTTCTATACTCGCTGATACCTCCAACattgaaccccctcatctacagcatgaggaacagggagctcaaggatgccctgaggaaactaATGGAgggatgcatttga